In one Aeromicrobium wangtongii genomic region, the following are encoded:
- the yidC gene encoding membrane protein insertase YidC — MFGFLGDIGGAIMTPLYYAVSGILLVWHRLFEAIGLSGDSGWTWVLSIIGLTVTIRTLLIPLFVKQIKSSRNMQLLQPQIKALQQKYKHDRERLTQEQMKLWKETGTNPFASCLPLILQMPIFFALFRVIDQAARNGAEGARGFMTAENAEQLQGAKLLGAQIADTFLKSDAVETKILTMSLVLIMCATQFTTQRQLMSKNMPADAMTGQYAQQQKLLLYILPVVFAVGGVAFPLGVLFYWTTSNFWTMGQQFYVIRNNPAPGTPAFKAKQERDKKHGKTPAEDPHTVVIEQPKPAPRAQPKNQPRSQRKKPTPPQKPAPKAAAKKPAPKQPKKKPDITARQPGPVKPTKNDPKRGDKS, encoded by the coding sequence ATGTTCGGCTTCCTAGGCGACATCGGCGGCGCGATCATGACGCCGCTGTACTACGCCGTGTCCGGGATCCTGCTGGTCTGGCACCGCTTGTTCGAGGCTATCGGGCTCTCCGGTGACTCCGGATGGACGTGGGTCCTGTCGATCATCGGTCTCACCGTGACGATCCGTACCCTGCTGATCCCGCTGTTCGTCAAGCAGATCAAGTCCAGCCGCAACATGCAGCTGCTCCAGCCGCAGATCAAGGCGCTTCAGCAGAAGTACAAGCACGACCGGGAGCGGCTGACCCAGGAACAGATGAAGCTGTGGAAGGAGACGGGCACCAACCCGTTCGCCTCGTGCCTGCCGCTGATCCTGCAGATGCCGATCTTCTTCGCGTTGTTCCGGGTCATCGACCAGGCGGCTCGCAACGGCGCCGAGGGAGCCCGGGGCTTCATGACAGCGGAGAACGCCGAGCAGCTGCAGGGCGCCAAGCTCCTGGGTGCGCAGATCGCGGACACCTTCTTGAAGAGCGATGCGGTCGAGACCAAGATCCTGACGATGTCGTTGGTCCTCATCATGTGTGCGACGCAGTTCACGACCCAGCGCCAGTTGATGAGCAAGAACATGCCGGCCGACGCGATGACCGGTCAGTACGCCCAGCAGCAGAAGCTCCTGCTGTACATCCTGCCGGTCGTCTTCGCGGTCGGTGGCGTGGCGTTCCCCCTGGGCGTGCTGTTCTACTGGACCACCTCGAACTTCTGGACCATGGGTCAGCAGTTCTACGTCATCCGCAACAACCCGGCGCCCGGGACCCCTGCCTTCAAGGCCAAGCAGGAGCGCGACAAGAAGCACGGCAAGACGCCTGCCGAGGACCCGCACACGGTGGTCATCGAGCAGCCCAAGCCGGCTCCGCGCGCGCAGCCGAAGAACCAGCCCCGCAGCCAGCGCAAGAAGCCGACTCCCCCGCAGAAGCCCGCCCCCAAGGCGGCCGCGAAGAAGCCGGCTCCCAAGCAGCCGAAGAAGAAGCCGGA
- the yidD gene encoding membrane protein insertion efficiency factor YidD, whose amino-acid sequence MKHILIWLLKAYRFAISPLYGQVCRYHPTCSAYALQAVETHGAVRGTWLAGRRVLRCHPWSAGGYDPVPQSHRGEQCSAS is encoded by the coding sequence ATGAAGCACATCTTGATCTGGTTGCTGAAGGCGTATCGATTCGCCATCAGCCCGTTGTACGGCCAGGTGTGCCGCTACCATCCGACCTGCTCGGCCTACGCTTTGCAGGCCGTGGAGACTCATGGGGCGGTGCGCGGTACCTGGCTTGCTGGTCGTCGCGTCCTGCGATGCCATCCGTGGAGTGCCGGCGGCTACGACCCGGTTCCGCAGTCACACAGAGGAGAACAATGTTCGGCTTCCTAG
- the rnpA gene encoding ribonuclease P protein component, with protein MPAARSSRTVGARVAPSCLPDPLLARGQRMRNGEDFRHTIRRGARGAQPTLVTHVVPGTGGHTSVGFVVSKAVGSAAQRNRVKRQLRHLMRARVDALPGGSRVVVRALPSSQGADSSTLAEHLDAALARSGVR; from the coding sequence GTGCCGGCCGCGCGATCCTCGCGGACCGTCGGCGCAAGGGTCGCGCCAAGCTGTCTGCCTGATCCGTTGCTCGCGCGCGGTCAACGCATGCGCAACGGGGAGGACTTCCGGCACACGATCCGTCGTGGAGCCAGAGGAGCTCAGCCCACCCTCGTCACCCATGTCGTTCCAGGAACCGGCGGACACACGTCCGTCGGTTTCGTCGTGAGCAAGGCAGTGGGTTCGGCGGCGCAGCGCAATCGCGTCAAGCGCCAGCTGCGACACCTGATGCGTGCTCGGGTCGACGCCCTTCCGGGCGGGTCCCGGGTGGTCGTCCGAGCGCTTCCCTCCTCGCAGGGAGCCGACTCGTCGACGCTCGCCGAGCACCTGGATGCGGCACTGGCCCGTTCGGGCGTTCGATGA